From a single Oreochromis niloticus isolate F11D_XX linkage group LG3, O_niloticus_UMD_NMBU, whole genome shotgun sequence genomic region:
- the LOC109199302 gene encoding uncharacterized protein LOC109199302: MLHHIYTTTKIKLLDSSPVVLTHSQCSCVAGAVMCNHTVALLFQTAHYSQLRVPVVPPVHSCTESEQQWHKPRTVGVKPGPINSMIFTKPVPNRMAQTGVRSGFYRGMVGPLPDPCLFRITEAYAKFNIEDRPLVTTMNMRPDKPLVESAFGLVQEGSVLSYQQPVLTTRYITLHRDAPPTPHLPLEGYEILPSDCVFVCSEEELLHLKSLSVTLEMAHKIEEATREQSSSSEWHQLRRPRVTASKFREVCHVRGQSSAESLAERILKGTRQTADMRRGTEMEPAIAAEYSRLMNVNYSPCGLVIHPIAPWLAASPDGVVFDPNEYPQFGLVEFKCPSVQNFIDCKYVQMECGTPKVKKSHAYYWQVQGQLLISGMQWCDFVVWAQEDYLVQRIYMDTDVHNAIREKADYFFFYIYMPRYLCLEK; the protein is encoded by the exons ATGCTGCATCATATATACACAACTACCAAG ATTAAGCTTCTGGATTCATCGCCGGTGGTACTGACACATAGCCAGTGCTCCTGTGTGGCAGGCGCTGTTATGTGCAATCACACTGTGGCACTGCTCTTCCAAACAGCACACTACTCACAACTCAGAGTGCCGGTTGTCCCCCCTGTGCATAGCTGCACGGAATCTGAACAGCAATGGCACAAGCCACGGACAGTG GGTGTGAAGCCAGGACCCATCAACTCCATGATCTTCACTAAGCCGGTACCAAATAGGATGGCCCAGACTGGAGTACG gaGTGGCTTCTACAGAGGCATGGTGGGTCCGTTGCCAGATCCCTGCTTGTTCAGAATAACGGAGGCATATGCAAAATTTAATATTGAGGACAGACCACTTGTGACCACAATGAACATGAGACCTGACAAGCCCCTTGTGGAAAGTGCTTTTGGGCTGGTGCAGGAGGGCAGTGTTCTGTCATATCAGCAGCCGGTTTTAACAACCCGGTACATCACACTACACCGTGATGCACCACCAACACCGCACTTGCCTCTGGAGGGGTATGAGATCTTGCCATcagattgtgtgtttgtgtgctcagAAGAAGAGCTTCTGCATCTGAAAAGCTTGTCTGTAACTCTGGAAATGGCTCACAAAATAGAGGAAGCTACACGTGAGCAAAGCTCTTCGTCTGAGTGGCATCAGCTCCGCAGGCCCAGAGTGACTGCCTCTAAGTTTCGGGAGGTGTGTCACGTCAGAGGCCAGAGCTCGGCAGAGTCACTAGCAGAGCGTATATTGAAGGGAACAAGGCAGACAGCAGACATGAGGAGAGGAACTGAGATGGAGCCTGCAATAGCAGCAGAGTATAGTAGGCTAATGAATGTTAACTACTCACCCTGTGGTCTGGTCATTCACCCCATTGCCCCCTGGCTTGCTGCATCTCCTGATGGTGTTGTTTTTGACCCCAATGAATACCCCCAGTTTGGCCTTGTCGAATTCAAATGTCCCAGTGTACAAAACTTTATTGACTGCAAATATGTGCAAATGGAATGTGGTACCCCTAAAGTAAAAAAGAGCCACGCATATTACTGGCAAGTGCAAGGACAACTGCTCATCAGTGGGATGCAGTGGTGTGACTTTGTTGTGTGGGCACAAGAGGACTACCTAGTGCAAAGAATATACATGGATACAGATGTGCACAATGCAATCAGAGAAAAGGCTGACTActtcttttttt